Genomic window (Streptomyces sp. TG1A-60):
CCCTTCTCCCGCCGGATCGTTGGCTGGTCCGCCTCGGCCGCGAAGCAGACCCGGCTCGTCCCGGACGCCCTGGACATGGGACTGTGGCAACGCGACCGTGACCAACGCCCGCCCCTGCCGGGGGAGTTGGTCCACCACTCGGACGCGGGCTCGCAATATACGTCCTTTGCGCCGGCCGAGCACTTGGAGAAGGCCGGCATCGCCGCCTCGATCGGATCGGTCGGCGACGCGTATGACAACGCGCTGATGGAGTCCACGATCGGCCTCCTCGAAACCGAGGTGATCAAGCCGCAGAGGCCCTGGCGATCCCTCGCCCAGGTCGAGCTGGCCACTGCCGAATGGGCCGACTGGTACAACCACACCCGGCTCCACGAGATCGGCACCCGCTTCTGGCCCGACCGCGCGACCGCCCGCGCCGGCATCTTCGACTTCATCGAGGCCTTCTACAACAGACGCCGCCTGCGCAAGCACGTCCGCTGGGGCTACCTCACACCCCACGAGACACGCCTGCGCTACCAGCAGGACCAGGCCCTCGCGGCGTAACGACGACGTGTCCAAGATCACGGGGAGACTTCACTGCCAACGCCGTTGCGTTTATGTCCGTGAGCGGTTCGCAAGTCCGTGCTCGAAGAACGTGA
Coding sequences:
- a CDS encoding integrase core domain-containing protein — protein: MGLWQRDRDQRPPLPGELVHHSDAGSQYTSFAPAEHLEKAGIAASIGSVGDAYDNALMESTIGLLETEVIKPQRPWRSLAQVELATAEWADWYNHTRLHEIGTRFWPDRATARAGIFDFIEAFYNRRRLRKHVRWGYLTPHETRLRYQQDQALAA